In Clostridium sporogenes, one genomic interval encodes:
- a CDS encoding Fur family transcriptional regulator, which translates to MADFKREEIEKLKEELKSKGYKLTPQRRAIIDMIKKHEGSHLTTEELYDLVKEECPEIGLATVYRTVQLLEEMGVIYKLDLDDGCSRYELVNEDENHQHHHLICSKCNKVIEVKDDFLEDLEENIEEEYNFKIENHSLKFYGICKECQGK; encoded by the coding sequence GTGGCAGATTTTAAGAGAGAAGAAATTGAAAAGTTAAAAGAAGAATTAAAATCTAAGGGATATAAGTTAACTCCTCAAAGAAGAGCAATTATAGATATGATAAAAAAACACGAGGGTAGCCATTTAACTACAGAAGAGTTATACGATTTAGTAAAAGAGGAATGCCCAGAAATAGGTCTTGCAACGGTATATAGAACAGTACAACTTTTAGAAGAAATGGGTGTTATATATAAATTAGACCTAGATGATGGATGTAGTAGATATGAATTGGTAAATGAAGATGAAAATCATCAGCACCATCACTTAATATGTAGTAAGTGTAATAAGGTAATAGAGGTTAAGGATGATTTCTTAGAGGATTTAGAAGAGAATATTGAAGAAGAATATAATTTTAAAATAGAGAATCATAGTTTAAAGTTCTACGGTATCTGCAAGGAATGTCAAGGAAAATAA
- a CDS encoding DUF1292 domain-containing protein yields the protein MDNNIDTITLTDEEGKETEFEVITKLDIEDKEYVVVVPKDEEVDEAIALRIDNNDKGEEVLVPVEEDEEFNMVAEAYELLFSEE from the coding sequence ATGGATAATAATATAGATACAATAACATTAACAGATGAAGAAGGAAAAGAAACTGAATTTGAGGTAATAACAAAGCTTGATATAGAAGATAAAGAATATGTAGTTGTAGTTCCAAAGGATGAAGAAGTAGATGAGGCTATAGCTCTTAGAATAGATAATAATGACAAGGGTGAAGAAGTGCTAGTACCAGTAGAAGAAGATGAAGAATTTAATATGGTAGCAGAGGCTTATGAATTGTTATTTTCAGAAGAATAA
- a CDS encoding ribonuclease J, whose product MRVDKERDKVKDRAKDKEKDKVKIIPLGGLNEIGKNLTVIEYKNDIVVIDCGLKFPDDDMLGIDVVIPDITYLKKNINKVKGIFLTHGHEDHIGALPYVLREVNVPVYGTKLTLGIVETKLKEHGLLSSVELKCIKPREIIRLQNVSVEFIRTSHSIADTVAIAIHTPLGVVLHTGDFKIDYTPIDGHVTDLARFAEIGKRGVIAMMADSTNVERPGYTMSESTVGEAFLNIFSGVKGRIIVATFASHIHRIQQIIRAAEKFKRKVAVSGRSMENIMEVAMKLGYIKAEKNIFISIDAINKYPDDQVVIITTGSQGEPMSALSRMAASEHKKVNIKPGDKVIISATPIPGNEKLVSRVINQLFKKGADVIYETLADIHVSGHACQEELKLMHTLVRPKYFIPVHGEYRHLKQHGELACQLGLPENHVMVSDIGDVIEVSRECIRKNGSVVSGQVFVDGLGVGDVGNIVLRDRKHLSQDGILTVVVTIEKVSGSVIAGPDIISRGFVYVRESEDLMEEAKDLVKKALEECERNHITEWAAIKTNIKDVLRGFLYEKTKRKPMILPIIMEI is encoded by the coding sequence TTGCGAGTGGACAAAGAAAGAGATAAAGTAAAAGATAGAGCAAAAGATAAGGAGAAGGATAAAGTAAAGATTATTCCTTTAGGCGGCTTAAATGAAATTGGCAAAAATTTAACTGTTATAGAATACAAAAATGATATAGTAGTTATAGATTGCGGTCTTAAGTTTCCAGACGACGATATGTTAGGAATAGATGTGGTTATTCCTGATATAACTTATCTTAAAAAGAATATCAATAAAGTAAAAGGTATATTTTTAACTCATGGTCATGAAGATCACATAGGAGCATTGCCCTATGTTCTGAGAGAAGTAAATGTACCAGTATACGGGACTAAGCTTACATTAGGCATAGTAGAAACCAAGTTAAAAGAACATGGACTACTAAGTTCTGTGGAGTTAAAATGCATAAAGCCAAGGGAAATAATTAGACTTCAAAATGTTTCTGTGGAATTTATAAGAACTAGCCACAGTATAGCAGACACAGTAGCTATAGCTATACATACACCTTTGGGGGTTGTTCTCCATACAGGAGACTTTAAAATAGACTACACTCCTATAGATGGTCATGTTACAGATTTAGCTAGATTTGCTGAAATAGGTAAGCGTGGAGTTATTGCTATGATGGCAGATAGTACAAATGTAGAAAGGCCAGGCTATACCATGTCAGAAAGTACTGTAGGGGAAGCTTTTTTAAATATATTCTCAGGAGTTAAAGGAAGAATAATTGTTGCTACTTTTGCATCTCATATCCATAGAATCCAGCAAATAATAAGAGCTGCTGAAAAATTCAAAAGAAAAGTAGCAGTTTCCGGTAGGAGTATGGAAAATATTATGGAAGTAGCTATGAAGCTTGGATATATAAAAGCAGAAAAAAATATATTTATAAGCATAGATGCTATAAATAAATATCCAGATGACCAAGTAGTTATAATAACTACAGGAAGTCAAGGAGAACCTATGTCAGCTCTTTCTAGAATGGCAGCTTCAGAGCATAAAAAAGTAAATATAAAGCCTGGTGATAAGGTAATTATATCTGCAACACCTATTCCAGGTAATGAAAAATTAGTATCTAGGGTGATAAATCAGTTATTTAAAAAGGGTGCAGATGTTATATATGAAACACTTGCAGATATCCATGTATCTGGTCATGCATGCCAGGAAGAACTTAAACTTATGCATACATTAGTAAGACCTAAATATTTTATACCTGTTCATGGAGAATATAGGCACTTAAAACAACATGGAGAACTTGCTTGTCAATTAGGATTACCAGAAAACCATGTTATGGTTTCAGATATAGGTGATGTTATAGAAGTAAGTAGGGAATGCATTAGAAAAAATGGTTCTGTAGTGTCAGGTCAAGTCTTTGTAGATGGACTAGGTGTAGGAGACGTAGGGAATATAGTATTAAGAGATAGAAAACACTTATCTCAAGATGGTATATTAACAGTAGTTGTTACTATAGAAAAGGTTTCAGGTTCTGTTATTGCAGGCCCTGATATAATATCAAGAGGCTTTGTTTATGTAAGAGAATCAGAGGATTTAATGGAAGAAGCTAAAGATTTAGTAAAAAAAGCTCTAGAAGAATGTGAAAGAAATCATATTACAGAATGGGCTGCAATTAAAACAAACATAAAAGATGTTTTAAGAGGATTCTTATATGAAAAAACAAAGAGAAAACCTATGATATTACCAATTATAATGGAAATATAG
- the mltG gene encoding endolytic transglycosylase MltG, translating to MKNKNRLIILVMAIVAVLAIGFVSIKYYDRKILKAPLKADGNEVVKIVVDKDQSLNDVIEKIDKEGKIKSKKILKNYIKKVQAPQKVVPGEYVFSVNLNAYNLLLNLKEGIYDNRPIKVTIPEGYNIDEIGNKLEKQGIIKKEDFIKSIKEYKTPSFVKEDKNRKYSLEGYLFPDTYEFFKGMQGDKIIDKMLDRFNYVIKKIEKENNIKIKDEDMDKLIGMASVIEKEAEKDAERGKVASVFYNRIDKKMKMESCATVLYALGYHKDKLYYKDLKIKSPYNTYLNTGLPIGPICSPGKNSIKAALNPEKTDYLYFVSKNNGTHFFTKNYNDFLKVKKETQGD from the coding sequence GTGAAAAATAAAAACAGGCTAATTATTTTAGTAATGGCTATAGTTGCAGTTTTAGCTATAGGTTTTGTATCTATTAAGTATTATGACAGAAAAATTTTAAAAGCTCCATTAAAAGCAGATGGAAATGAAGTTGTTAAGATTGTTGTAGACAAGGACCAGAGTTTAAATGATGTTATAGAAAAAATAGATAAGGAAGGCAAGATTAAAAGTAAAAAAATATTAAAAAATTATATTAAGAAAGTACAAGCACCACAAAAAGTAGTTCCAGGAGAATATGTATTTTCAGTTAATCTAAATGCTTATAATTTATTGCTCAATTTAAAAGAAGGTATATATGATAATAGACCTATAAAAGTTACTATTCCAGAAGGGTATAATATAGATGAAATAGGAAATAAATTGGAAAAACAGGGAATAATAAAGAAAGAAGATTTTATAAAAAGTATAAAAGAATACAAAACTCCTTCTTTTGTAAAGGAAGATAAGAATAGGAAGTACTCTTTAGAAGGATACTTATTTCCAGATACTTATGAGTTTTTTAAAGGTATGCAAGGAGATAAAATAATAGATAAAATGTTAGATAGGTTTAATTATGTTATTAAAAAAATAGAAAAAGAAAATAATATAAAAATAAAAGATGAAGACATGGATAAATTAATTGGCATGGCATCTGTTATAGAGAAAGAAGCTGAAAAAGATGCTGAAAGAGGTAAGGTAGCATCTGTATTTTATAATAGAATAGATAAAAAAATGAAAATGGAATCCTGTGCTACAGTATTGTATGCATTAGGATATCATAAAGATAAATTATATTATAAAGATCTAAAAATAAAGTCTCCTTATAATACTTATTTGAATACGGGATTACCTATAGGACCTATATGTTCTCCAGGTAAAAATTCCATAAAGGCAGCATTAAATCCAGAAAAAACAGATTATCTGTATTTTGTTTCTAAAAATAATGGAACTCACTTTTTTACAAAGAACTATAATGATTTTTTAAAGGTGAAAAAGGAAACTCAAGGAGATTAA
- a CDS encoding O-methyltransferase, whose translation MSKVAYDYMEEYIRGLIPENEGILKDLEDYAKENAVPIVHKEVANFLEFMISVKKPKKILELGTAIGYSSIFMSLSSNGESNITTIERDDKMIEIARSNIEKHGFKDKIKIIHGDCLEILKDLDDKYDMIFMDAGKGHYNEFLPYCLKLLNKDGIVIADNVLFRGMVANDKLVIRRKITIVKRMRKYMNMISDKDNFITSIIPMGDGIAITKRRNEDA comes from the coding sequence ATGAGTAAAGTAGCCTATGATTATATGGAAGAATATATAAGAGGTCTTATACCAGAAAATGAGGGAATATTAAAGGATTTAGAAGACTATGCTAAGGAAAATGCTGTTCCAATAGTACATAAAGAAGTGGCTAATTTTTTAGAGTTTATGATAAGTGTAAAAAAACCTAAAAAAATACTTGAGTTAGGCACAGCTATAGGATATTCTTCAATATTTATGAGTTTAAGTTCAAATGGGGAGTCTAATATTACTACCATTGAACGTGATGATAAAATGATAGAAATTGCAAGAAGTAATATTGAAAAACATGGCTTTAAAGATAAAATAAAAATTATTCATGGGGATTGTCTAGAAATCCTTAAAGATTTAGATGATAAATATGATATGATTTTTATGGATGCAGGAAAAGGACATTATAATGAATTTTTGCCTTATTGTTTAAAGCTTTTAAATAAAGATGGAATTGTAATAGCAGATAATGTACTTTTTAGAGGTATGGTTGCTAATGATAAATTAGTTATAAGAAGAAAGATAACTATAGTTAAAAGAATGAGAAAATATATGAATATGATAAGTGACAAGGATAATTTCATAACCTCAATTATACCAATGGGAGATGGAATTGCCATAACTAAGAGGAGGAATGAGGATGCTTAA
- the ruvX gene encoding Holliday junction resolvase RuvX, whose amino-acid sequence MRILGLDIGDRTIGVAISDPLGFTAQGITTIRRKSEAYDLEEIKKICDKYEVDTIVSGLPKNMNGTLGPQSEKVLEFCDLIKEHVNIEIKMWDERLTTVAATRAMLEADLSRSKRKKIVDKIAATYILQGYLDSLSK is encoded by the coding sequence ATGAGAATATTAGGGCTAGATATAGGTGATAGAACTATTGGGGTAGCTATAAGCGATCCATTAGGTTTTACAGCACAAGGAATTACAACTATAAGAAGAAAAAGTGAAGCATATGATTTGGAAGAGATAAAAAAAATATGTGATAAATATGAAGTAGATACTATAGTATCAGGGCTTCCTAAAAATATGAATGGCACATTAGGACCGCAAAGTGAAAAGGTTCTAGAATTTTGTGATTTAATAAAAGAACATGTGAATATTGAAATAAAAATGTGGGATGAAAGATTAACGACTGTAGCAGCTACTAGAGCTATGCTAGAGGCGGATTTATCTCGCTCAAAGAGGAAAAAAATAGTAGATAAAATAGCTGCTACTTATATATTACAAGGATATTTAGATAGTTTATCAAAATAA
- the typA gene encoding translational GTPase TypA: MSLFVRNDIRNVAIIAHVDHGKTTLVDALLRQSHVFRDNEKVEERVMDSNDIEKERGITILSKNTAVNYNGIKINIVDTPGHADFGGEVERVLKMVDSVLLVVDSYEGAMPQTKFVTKKALELNLKPIVVINKIDKPDGRPEEVLDEIFDLFVELGANDEQLDFPVIYCSARDGIAKNEMEDESDNMEALFEAIIKNVKSPEGHIDKPLQMLVTTIDYNEYVGKIGIGKIERGSIKKNQQVALIRKDGKVENVKISSLYVYDGLARIETEEAKLGDIVAVAGIPDINIGETVADVNEPEALPFVEIDEPTLSMNFMVNDSPFAGQDGKFVTSRHLRDRLIKELETNVSLRVEDTDRAECFKVSGRGELHLSVLIETMRREGYEFQVSKPTVIFKEENGKKLEPIERLTIDVPEEFMGVVMEKLGPRKAEMINMTSAINGYTRLEFKVPARGLIGFRNEFMTDTKGNGIMNHVLEDYEAYKGEIPERSRGSLVVFESGEAITYGLFNAQERGILFLEPGTAVYAGMIAGQCSRTGDIDVNVCKKKHLSNTRSSGADEALKLVPVTKMSLEQCLEFVASDELVEVTPKNIRMRKKILDSELRRKATIRKK, from the coding sequence ATGAGTTTATTTGTTAGAAATGACATTAGAAATGTGGCCATAATCGCTCACGTTGACCACGGTAAGACAACACTTGTAGATGCACTTTTAAGACAAAGCCACGTTTTTAGAGACAACGAAAAGGTAGAGGAAAGAGTTATGGACTCTAATGACATAGAAAAAGAAAGAGGAATAACTATATTATCTAAAAATACTGCCGTAAATTATAACGGTATTAAGATAAATATAGTAGATACTCCAGGACATGCGGATTTTGGAGGAGAAGTTGAACGTGTACTAAAAATGGTAGATAGTGTTTTATTAGTAGTAGATTCCTATGAAGGGGCTATGCCACAAACAAAGTTTGTTACTAAAAAGGCATTAGAACTTAACCTTAAGCCAATAGTAGTAATAAATAAAATTGATAAACCAGATGGTAGACCAGAAGAAGTTTTAGATGAAATATTTGACTTGTTCGTAGAACTTGGAGCTAATGATGAACAGTTAGATTTCCCAGTAATATATTGTTCAGCTAGAGACGGTATAGCTAAAAATGAAATGGAAGATGAATCAGATAATATGGAAGCTTTATTTGAAGCTATAATTAAAAATGTTAAATCACCAGAAGGACATATAGATAAGCCATTACAAATGTTAGTAACTACTATAGATTATAACGAATATGTAGGTAAAATAGGTATTGGTAAAATAGAAAGAGGAAGCATAAAGAAGAATCAACAGGTAGCTTTAATAAGAAAAGATGGAAAAGTAGAAAATGTAAAAATATCTTCACTATATGTTTACGATGGATTAGCAAGAATAGAGACAGAAGAAGCTAAACTAGGAGACATAGTAGCGGTAGCAGGTATACCAGATATTAATATAGGAGAAACTGTAGCGGATGTTAATGAACCAGAAGCTCTTCCTTTTGTAGAGATAGATGAGCCTACATTAAGCATGAACTTTATGGTTAATGATTCTCCTTTTGCAGGACAAGATGGTAAGTTTGTTACATCAAGACATTTAAGAGATAGACTTATAAAAGAATTAGAAACTAATGTTAGCTTAAGGGTAGAAGATACAGATAGAGCAGAATGCTTTAAAGTAAGTGGAAGAGGAGAACTTCATTTATCTGTATTAATAGAAACTATGAGAAGAGAAGGTTACGAATTCCAAGTTTCAAAACCAACAGTTATATTTAAAGAAGAAAATGGTAAAAAATTAGAACCTATTGAAAGATTAACTATAGATGTACCAGAAGAATTTATGGGTGTAGTTATGGAAAAATTAGGACCAAGAAAAGCTGAGATGATTAATATGACTTCAGCTATAAATGGTTATACAAGATTAGAATTTAAAGTTCCAGCAAGAGGATTAATAGGATTCAGAAATGAATTTATGACTGATACTAAGGGGAATGGTATAATGAACCATGTATTAGAAGATTATGAAGCATATAAAGGAGAAATACCTGAAAGATCAAGAGGATCATTAGTAGTATTTGAATCCGGAGAAGCTATAACTTATGGATTGTTTAATGCTCAAGAAAGAGGAATACTATTTTTAGAACCAGGAACCGCAGTATATGCAGGTATGATAGCAGGACAATGTTCTAGAACAGGAGATATAGATGTTAATGTATGTAAGAAAAAGCATTTATCTAATACTAGATCTTCAGGTGCTGATGAAGCTTTAAAGTTAGTTCCAGTGACAAAAATGTCTTTAGAACAATGTCTTGAATTCGTAGCATCTGATGAATTAGTAGAAGTTACTCCAAAAAATATAAGAATGAGAAAGAAAATATTAGATTCAGAATTAAGAAGAAAAGCTACAATAAGAAAAAAATAA
- a CDS encoding IreB family regulatory phosphoprotein produces MSGDKTIQFDPVENKKTLTKEILTKVYNSLLEKGYNPVNQLVGYLISGDPTYITNYNGARSLVIKLERDEILEEVIKSYLGIN; encoded by the coding sequence ATGAGTGGAGATAAAACGATACAATTTGATCCTGTAGAAAATAAAAAAACATTAACAAAAGAAATACTTACGAAAGTTTATAATTCTTTGCTAGAGAAAGGTTATAATCCAGTAAATCAACTAGTAGGATATTTGATCTCTGGTGATCCAACTTATATAACTAATTATAATGGAGCTAGGTCTTTGGTTATAAAGCTAGAAAGAGATGAAATACTAGAGGAAGTAATAAAATCATATTTAGGGATAAATTAA